A section of the Oryza sativa Japonica Group chromosome 1, ASM3414082v1 genome encodes:
- the LOC4324372 gene encoding uncharacterized protein isoform X1, translating into MPLENNVTFTEDDNLEQILDNPRNRVTKLTAWFAANREYSQAAPYTYAEFPEYFTWHGNGKYWAPRKNCRKKIERIAHVCPAQGDVYYLRMLLHIVKGAKSYSDLRTIEGHVYPTFQSACQALGLLGDDREWSFAMTDATHWALPYQLRELFVTLLLFCDVTNPLSLFEEHLSSMGQDAAYHLNHATLGINSSAPSVIQYVKSYVRSEIDSILRNVGRTLAHFHLPEPTIQSTSILGNRLLIDEQAYDLEKISIEAADQLGKLNLNQRHIYDAILNSLNSDIGHTFFIYGYGGTGKTFLWNTLLNSVRAEGKIALAVASSGIASLLLPGGRTPHSRFRIPLDIQEHPVCSIKKNTHLAQLIQQTSLVIWDEAPVNHKHCFEALDRTLRDILASNDPSLANKQFGGITDVLGGDFRQTLPVLPYEKNRKSYLHPSHVLICGSTAFSCILRKI; encoded by the coding sequence ATGCCATTAGAGAATAATGTTACATTCACAGAGGATGATAATCTGGAACAGATCTTGGATAACCCACGCAATCGTGTTACGAAACTTACAGCATGGTTTGCTGCAAATAGAGAATACTCTCAGGCTGCTCCATATACATATGCAGAGTTCCCAGAATACTTTACCTGGCATGGTAATGGCAAATATTGGGCTCCACGGAAAAATTGCCGCAAGAAAATTGAAAGGATAGCACATGTTTGTCCTGCCCAAGGAGATGTCTACTACCTTAGAATGTTGCTGCACATTGTCAAAGGAGCAAAATCCTATTCTGATCTCCGGACCATTGAAGGACATGTATATCCTACATTCCAATCTGCATGTCAAGCCCTAGGCCTTCTTGGTGATGACCGTGAATGGTCCTTCGCAATGACTGATGCGACTCATTGGGCACTTCCCTACCAACTCCGTGAGTTATTTGTAACATTGCTTCTTTTCTGTGATGTTACAAACCCACTGAGTTTATTTGAAGAGCATCTGTCTTCAATGGGTCAAGATGCAGCCTACCACCTTAACCATGCCACACTAGGTATAAATTCTTCTGCACCTTCAGTCATACAATATGTCAAGTCCTATGTTCGTTCCGAGATCGATAGCATACTTAGAAATGTTGGTCGTACTTTGGCACATTTCCATTTACCTGAGCCTACTATTCAAAGCACATCCATCCTTGGCAATAGGTTGCTAATAGATGAACAAGCATATGATCTAGAGAAGATATCGATTGAAGCGGCTGATCAGTTAGGCAAGTTAAATCTGAACCAGAGACATATATATGATGCTATTCTCAATTCTTTAAATAGTGACATTGGGCATACCTTCTTTATCTATGGCTATGGAGGGACAGGGAAAACATTCCTTTGGAATACCCTACTAAATAGTGTAAGGGCTGAAGGGAAAATTGCTTTGGCAGTTGCTTCTTCCGGTATAGCATCACTTCTACTTCCTGGTGGCCGCACGCCTCATTCTCGCTTTAGAATACCATTGGACATACAAGAGCATCCAGTTTGTTCTATTAAGAAGAACACTCACTTGGCTCAATTAATTCAACAAACCTCCTTAGTCATATGGGATGAGGCACCTGTTAATCACAAACATTGCTTTGAAGCTCTTGACCGAACATTGAGAGATATTCTTGCATCCAATGATCCATCACTTGCTAACAAACAGTTTGGAGGCATTACAGATGTTCTTGGAGGAGATTTTAGGCAAACTCTCCCGGTTCTACCCTATGAAAAAAACAGGAAATCTTATCTTCATCCATCACACGTTCTCATTTGTGGCAGCACTGCATTCTCATGCATCTTACGGAAAATATGA